Proteins found in one Limnobaculum xujianqingii genomic segment:
- a CDS encoding MFS transporter: MTASSPTITGQPKARPLNKNDYKTLGLSSLGGTLEFYDFVIFVFFTGTLTHLFFPGDNEFIAQMKTLGIFAAGYLARPLGGIIMAHYGDKIGRKRMFTLSIFLMALPTLVIGLLPTYASIGVMAPVLLLLMRILQGAAIGGEMPGAWVFIAEHTPEQRYGLGVGTLTSGITGGILLGSIVAIVIQRSYSTAEINEYAWRIPFILGGVFGFISVYLRKFLQETPIFKEMAEKHALAKELPVKTVIRSHKQACGITAILTWSLSTAIVVTILMTPSVVVEKMYQVDRTISLEANCVATLMLTLGCIFWGWISDKLGTRICMAASWGGLAITAYHFYSSLHPEIGAGELMFNYGLMGLFVGAIATTPIVGARAFPPAIRFSGLSFAYNLAYAVFGGLTPMITGAWLQQSAMAPAYYVGIVSLLAVAVAFLPLAYKGWTAKKQPDAIPAAPVIAD, encoded by the coding sequence ATGACAGCGTCTTCTCCCACAATAACTGGCCAGCCAAAAGCGCGACCGTTGAATAAAAATGATTATAAGACCTTAGGGTTATCCTCTCTTGGAGGCACTCTGGAGTTTTATGATTTCGTTATCTTTGTTTTCTTTACCGGAACATTAACCCATCTGTTTTTCCCTGGTGACAATGAGTTTATTGCCCAGATGAAAACTTTGGGTATTTTTGCTGCCGGTTATCTGGCTCGTCCGCTCGGTGGGATTATTATGGCGCACTACGGTGATAAAATTGGCCGTAAGCGCATGTTCACCTTGAGTATTTTCCTGATGGCGTTGCCAACGCTGGTTATTGGCTTGCTGCCGACTTACGCTTCTATTGGTGTGATGGCACCGGTTCTTCTACTGCTAATGCGTATTCTACAGGGAGCAGCCATTGGTGGTGAAATGCCTGGAGCATGGGTATTTATTGCGGAGCATACCCCTGAGCAGCGTTATGGTTTAGGCGTTGGTACCTTAACGTCTGGTATTACCGGCGGCATTCTGTTGGGCTCAATTGTAGCTATCGTTATTCAGCGCAGTTACAGCACCGCAGAAATTAATGAATATGCATGGCGTATTCCGTTCATTCTGGGCGGCGTATTTGGTTTTATCTCGGTTTATCTGCGTAAGTTCCTGCAAGAAACCCCAATCTTTAAAGAGATGGCAGAGAAGCACGCACTGGCAAAAGAGCTTCCGGTTAAAACTGTTATCAGAAGTCATAAACAAGCCTGTGGTATTACCGCGATTTTAACCTGGTCGCTGTCTACTGCAATTGTAGTTACCATTCTGATGACGCCTTCTGTAGTGGTTGAGAAGATGTATCAGGTGGACAGAACTATTTCTCTGGAAGCCAACTGTGTCGCTACGCTAATGTTAACGCTGGGATGTATTTTCTGGGGTTGGATTAGCGATAAATTAGGTACACGTATCTGTATGGCGGCTTCATGGGGCGGTCTGGCAATTACGGCCTACCATTTTTATAGTTCACTACATCCGGAAATTGGTGCCGGAGAGCTGATGTTTAACTATGGTTTGATGGGGCTGTTTGTCGGTGCGATTGCCACTACACCAATTGTTGGTGCACGTGCATTCCCTCCGGCTATTCGCTTCTCCGGTTTATCATTTGCCTACAACCTGGCTTACGCGGTATTTGGTGGTTTAACGCCAATGATCACCGGCGCATGGTTACAGCAAAGCGCTATGGCACCGGCTTACTATGTAGGGATCGTTTCTCTGTTAGCCGTTGCGGTTGCTTTCCTGCCGTTGGCGTACAAAGGCTGGACAGCAAAAAAGCAGCCTGATGCAATTCCTGCGGCGCCGGTTATTGCTGATTAA
- a CDS encoding autotransporter outer membrane beta-barrel domain-containing protein, translating to MKRTLLAFSIGLILSNTVHAAPATTTVNDQATLAAHAGEVNVENSWGINLYQDQSFNYSDDIKIDYKLTANALGEVGVIQVFNSNVIFGSTTIVANVENGVTASDVSAVRLKSGSPAATASIISAELAANSSFTINGNDQMRLIGVDINGGSGSLTAKLNENTTITLNDAGIGSRGLFAYLTGSKIETQDGLLIEINSNGANYIRAVSAEGWMRGSSSVDGGEIALNGTTTVNLLNGGDRTTAINAYRTGSNITAQKAVTINNITNNSSAILYGLYASDGGSIDFADTANITLSGGASDSAAATVYSGSDITLTGADINIDAGYAFLANGADSLITGNNAKYVINGNMMSENDGAINITMADNSVFNGITSLDTSASTIDLTLNGTQSIWNMAGDSVVSNLSLNGATLAYNTPATGTFTPKELLVTGNYAGNDAVLVLNTALGDDNSVTDKLIVQGNVEAGTTKVAINNIGGTGGQTINGIKIVEVGGQSIGEFVQQNRIVAGAYDYQIAKGTADENWYLSSAVSPVEPNPGSPVTPVPEDSNNEQILRPEFGSYLANNYAANTMFLMRLHDRLGETQYTDVLTGEQKVTSMWMRHVGGHTRFKNSNEQLKTQSNRYVAQIGGDLAQWSSDGLDRWHLGAMAGYGNNQSNTKSHVINRESRGKVDGYSAGLYGTWYANQADKTGAYIDSWVLYNWFDNEVTGDERATETYKSRGVTASLEGGYSFKLGENGRDSYWLQPKAQVVWMDVQAKDHYEQADVTGTRTKVSDKTKGNLQTRLGLKAYINGHSHWDDGKDRKFQPFVEANWIHNTNNYAVQIADTRDEMSGTKNIGELKLGVEGQLSKRLNIWGNAAQQIGDNGYSDTSAMLGIKYQF from the coding sequence ATGAAAAGGACTCTACTCGCCTTTAGTATTGGTCTTATCTTAAGCAATACTGTTCATGCAGCACCCGCCACGACAACCGTTAACGATCAAGCAACATTAGCAGCCCATGCAGGTGAGGTTAATGTTGAGAATAGCTGGGGGATAAACCTATATCAGGACCAGTCGTTTAACTATTCCGATGACATTAAAATTGATTATAAATTAACAGCGAATGCGTTGGGTGAGGTTGGTGTAATTCAGGTATTTAATAGTAATGTCATTTTTGGCAGCACAACGATTGTTGCTAATGTCGAAAATGGCGTGACTGCTTCTGATGTGAGTGCAGTTAGATTAAAGAGTGGTTCCCCTGCAGCAACAGCAAGTATTATATCAGCCGAATTGGCTGCGAATTCATCATTTACCATTAATGGTAACGATCAGATGCGTCTTATTGGTGTCGATATTAATGGTGGTTCGGGTAGTTTGACTGCGAAACTCAATGAGAATACCACCATCACATTAAATGATGCAGGTATCGGCTCCAGAGGACTATTTGCTTATTTAACGGGTTCAAAAATTGAAACTCAGGATGGATTACTGATTGAAATAAACTCCAATGGCGCGAACTATATTCGTGCTGTTTCCGCAGAGGGGTGGATGAGAGGTTCATCAAGCGTTGATGGAGGGGAGATTGCGTTAAACGGCACAACTACCGTAAATCTGTTAAATGGGGGCGATCGCACTACTGCCATTAATGCTTACAGAACAGGTTCTAACATCACCGCGCAAAAAGCAGTCACCATTAATAATATTACCAATAACTCATCGGCCATATTATATGGTTTGTATGCCTCTGATGGCGGTAGCATTGATTTTGCCGATACCGCAAATATTACTTTGAGTGGTGGTGCCAGTGATTCTGCCGCAGCTACGGTTTATTCTGGCAGCGATATTACGTTAACCGGCGCTGATATTAATATTGATGCTGGCTATGCTTTTCTGGCAAATGGTGCAGATAGTCTGATTACCGGCAATAACGCAAAGTATGTGATTAATGGCAATATGATGTCAGAAAATGATGGTGCTATTAATATCACAATGGCTGATAACTCCGTGTTTAATGGCATTACCTCGCTCGACACGTCTGCCAGTACCATTGATCTCACCCTGAATGGTACACAAAGCATCTGGAACATGGCGGGGGATTCTGTGGTATCTAACCTGTCCCTGAATGGTGCAACCCTTGCTTATAACACCCCAGCTACAGGCACATTTACCCCAAAAGAATTATTGGTTACCGGAAATTATGCCGGTAACGATGCGGTGTTAGTGCTGAATACAGCGTTAGGTGATGATAATTCAGTAACCGATAAATTAATTGTTCAGGGCAATGTTGAAGCAGGTACCACCAAAGTTGCGATCAATAATATTGGCGGTACGGGTGGGCAAACCATCAATGGCATTAAGATCGTTGAAGTTGGCGGTCAATCAATCGGGGAATTTGTTCAACAAAACCGAATTGTTGCCGGTGCTTATGACTATCAAATCGCGAAAGGCACTGCGGATGAAAACTGGTATTTAAGCAGCGCCGTTTCACCTGTTGAGCCAAATCCGGGTTCACCGGTCACGCCAGTACCTGAAGATTCAAACAATGAGCAGATTCTGCGTCCTGAATTCGGCAGCTATTTGGCCAACAATTACGCAGCGAATACCATGTTCCTGATGCGCTTGCACGATCGTTTAGGTGAAACTCAATACACCGATGTATTAACCGGTGAGCAGAAGGTCACCAGCATGTGGATGCGTCACGTTGGTGGTCATACCCGTTTTAAAAATAGTAATGAGCAGTTGAAAACACAAAGTAATCGCTATGTGGCACAAATTGGTGGTGATTTAGCACAGTGGAGTTCAGACGGTTTGGATCGCTGGCATTTAGGTGCAATGGCTGGTTACGGTAACAACCAGAGCAATACCAAATCTCATGTCATTAATCGCGAATCACGCGGTAAAGTTGATGGCTACAGCGCCGGTCTGTATGGAACCTGGTATGCCAATCAGGCAGATAAGACCGGTGCCTATATTGATAGCTGGGTACTTTACAACTGGTTTGATAATGAAGTCACTGGCGATGAACGAGCTACTGAAACCTACAAATCACGTGGTGTTACAGCATCGCTTGAAGGTGGTTATAGCTTTAAGCTAGGCGAAAACGGCCGCGACAGCTACTGGTTACAACCAAAAGCGCAAGTAGTCTGGATGGATGTGCAGGCAAAAGATCATTATGAGCAAGCTGATGTTACTGGTACTCGCACCAAGGTGTCTGATAAGACTAAAGGTAATTTGCAAACCCGTCTTGGTTTAAAAGCATACATCAACGGCCACAGCCATTGGGATGATGGCAAAGATCGTAAATTCCAGCCATTCGTAGAAGCAAACTGGATCCATAATACCAACAATTATGCCGTTCAGATTGCAGATACCAGAGATGAAATGAGTGGTACCAAAAACATTGGCGAATTGAAACTGGGTGTCGAAGGACAGTTATCTAAACGTTTGAACATTTGGGGTAACGCCGCTCAGCAGATTGGCGATAACGGTTACAGCGATACCTCTGCCATGTTAGGAATTAAATACCAATTCTAA
- a CDS encoding SAM-dependent methyltransferase: MTSPINLLFQDSFLRQHMMGPNALLIARELTRDLPLKKGMRILDLGCGAGITSLFLAHQFDATIYAVDLWISSTDNWQRFKQFGMEDRIIPLNLDAHELPFAEGYFDAVISIDAYQYFGHKPGYLETHLAPLVKPGGLIAVTVPGLQRPLVNGQPPEEMLPWWQEGMYFFTSDWWKTLWEASGAVSIETCREMDCCKQAWDEWLLCDSNPYAVKDRDMMAVENGQYFNLVQIVGKVN; this comes from the coding sequence ATGACGTCACCAATTAACCTATTATTTCAAGATTCATTTTTACGCCAACATATGATGGGTCCCAATGCTTTGCTCATCGCCCGGGAACTGACGCGAGATCTACCTTTGAAAAAAGGAATGCGTATTCTGGACTTAGGCTGTGGTGCAGGGATTACTTCATTGTTTCTGGCTCATCAATTTGACGCCACAATCTATGCGGTAGATTTATGGATTAGCTCCACTGACAACTGGCAGCGATTCAAGCAATTTGGCATGGAGGATCGTATTATTCCGCTCAATCTTGATGCCCATGAATTGCCGTTTGCTGAAGGCTATTTTGATGCGGTGATTAGCATTGATGCTTACCAATACTTTGGCCATAAGCCGGGTTATCTGGAAACTCACCTTGCTCCACTGGTAAAACCGGGTGGTCTAATTGCCGTAACGGTTCCCGGATTACAGCGTCCTTTAGTCAATGGACAACCGCCAGAAGAGATGCTCCCTTGGTGGCAAGAAGGGATGTATTTTTTTACCAGCGACTGGTGGAAAACCTTGTGGGAAGCTTCAGGTGCGGTATCAATTGAAACCTGCCGTGAAATGGACTGTTGTAAACAGGCCTGGGATGAGTGGCTACTGTGCGACAGTAATCCTTATGCGGTGAAGGATAGAGATATGATGGCCGTTGAAAACGGACAATATTTCAATCTGGTTCAAATTGTCGGAAAAGTTAACTGA
- a CDS encoding protein bax yields the protein MIHQEYSLNDKLDSLPDLRKYPSGTQRKKAFLNAVVPIIDQQNSQIRQEREWLLKKRSSQSWSSQDIVRLQQICSRYRMECTSNPKKVKWDELLKRVDVLPTHLVVAQAATESGWGTSKLAQTNKNLFGMRCGSKSCNSKGGIKGYSSYNSVDDSVTAYLLNMNTHAAYNKLRDSRAALRSQGDTVTAEHLVNKLGRYSERGASYNQFLRKMLDHNEELIQQVRTASSVDVAG from the coding sequence ATGATCCATCAAGAGTATTCTCTCAATGATAAGCTTGACAGCCTACCTGATTTGCGAAAATACCCTTCCGGCACTCAACGGAAAAAAGCATTTCTTAATGCCGTTGTACCTATTATTGATCAACAAAACAGTCAAATTCGCCAGGAACGCGAGTGGCTATTAAAGAAGCGTTCATCCCAGAGCTGGAGCTCACAGGACATCGTGCGGTTACAGCAAATCTGTAGTCGTTATCGTATGGAATGCACCTCAAATCCCAAGAAGGTGAAGTGGGATGAGCTGCTGAAACGCGTTGATGTTCTGCCGACTCATTTGGTGGTTGCTCAGGCAGCGACAGAGTCAGGCTGGGGAACCTCTAAGCTGGCGCAAACCAACAAGAATTTGTTTGGTATGCGCTGCGGTAGTAAAAGTTGTAATAGCAAAGGTGGAATAAAAGGTTATTCATCCTACAACTCTGTAGATGATTCCGTCACTGCCTATTTGCTGAATATGAATACCCACGCGGCCTACAATAAACTGCGTGATTCACGGGCAGCGCTGAGAAGCCAGGGCGATACCGTGACGGCCGAGCACTTAGTGAATAAACTGGGACGCTACTCTGAACGAGGTGCGTCGTATAATCAGTTTTTACGCAAGATGCTGGACCATAATGAAGAGTTGATCCAGCAGGTGAGAACCGCATCAAGTGTTGATGTTGCTGGTTAG
- a CDS encoding nucleoside permease: MNKTIAKLSFMMFIEWFIWGAWFVPLWLFLNSSGFTPTEIGWSYACTAIAAILSPILVGSITDRFFAAQKVLAVLMFAGAILMWLAAQQTQFNTFFPLLLAYSLTYMPTIALTNSIAFSNVDDVERQFPRIRVMGTIGWIASGLVCGFLPGMLGYGDISASNIPLLITAASSALLGVFALMLPNTPPKSTGKMSVKVMLGLDAIVLLKDRNFLVFFFCSFLFAMPLAFYYIFANGYLTEVGMKNATGWMTLGQFSEIFFMLALPFFTKRFGIKKVLLLGLVTAAIRYGFFVYGGADHIFTYGLLFLGILLHGVSYDFYYVTAYIYVDKKAPVHMRTAAQGLITLCCQGFGSLLGYRLGGQMMEKMFAYSEPVNGQTFNWAGMWGFGAIMIVVITILFMLFFKESDGEIKTIEVAPQDAKSVEA; encoded by the coding sequence ATGAATAAAACAATAGCAAAACTCTCATTCATGATGTTCATTGAATGGTTTATCTGGGGAGCCTGGTTTGTACCTCTGTGGCTTTTCCTGAATTCAAGCGGTTTCACCCCAACAGAGATTGGCTGGTCTTATGCCTGTACGGCGATTGCCGCTATTCTCTCGCCTATATTAGTGGGATCGATTACAGACCGTTTTTTTGCAGCTCAAAAAGTACTGGCAGTATTAATGTTTGCCGGAGCCATACTGATGTGGCTGGCGGCACAGCAAACCCAGTTCAATACCTTCTTCCCGCTGTTGTTGGCCTATTCATTAACCTATATGCCAACCATCGCACTAACCAACAGTATTGCGTTCTCTAACGTCGATGATGTGGAACGTCAGTTCCCGCGCATTCGGGTAATGGGAACTATCGGCTGGATCGCCTCTGGTCTGGTGTGCGGTTTCTTACCGGGAATGCTGGGCTATGGCGATATCTCTGCCAGCAATATCCCTCTATTAATTACCGCCGCCAGCTCCGCTCTGCTGGGGGTATTTGCTCTGATGCTACCAAATACACCGCCGAAGAGTACCGGTAAGATGAGCGTGAAGGTAATGCTGGGGCTGGACGCCATCGTTCTGTTAAAAGATCGCAACTTCCTGGTGTTCTTCTTCTGTTCATTCCTGTTCGCTATGCCGTTAGCTTTCTACTATATCTTCGCCAATGGCTATCTGACAGAAGTAGGCATGAAAAATGCAACCGGTTGGATGACGCTGGGTCAGTTCTCTGAAATCTTCTTTATGCTGGCGCTGCCATTCTTTACCAAGCGCTTTGGTATCAAAAAGGTGCTGTTACTGGGCTTAGTGACTGCGGCGATTCGTTATGGCTTCTTCGTCTACGGTGGTGCCGACCATATCTTTACCTACGGCCTGTTATTCCTCGGCATTCTGCTGCACGGTGTTAGTTACGACTTCTACTATGTTACCGCTTATATCTATGTTGATAAAAAAGCACCGGTACATATGCGCACCGCAGCACAAGGGCTGATTACCCTTTGCTGTCAGGGCTTTGGCAGCCTGTTAGGTTACCGTTTAGGCGGTCAGATGATGGAAAAAATGTTTGCCTACTCTGAACCAGTTAACGGCCAGACCTTTAACTGGGCAGGTATGTGGGGATTTGGTGCCATTATGATCGTGGTGATTACCATCCTGTTTATGCTGTTCTTTAAAGAGTCCGATGGCGAAATCAAAACCATTGAAGTCGCACCACAAGACGCTAAATCAGTTGAAGCATAA
- a CDS encoding MFS transporter, with amino-acid sequence MSVSHQEQQVTPSATQAFIVFLAGVSAALHIWKLPPALPVLQETLELSLSQAGWLISVFQLAGMLLGLVFGLFVQRIGQKQSILIGLCVLSAASFAGATASGIATLLVFRIIEGFALLMVTMSAPALIKHIAPKARLSFFVALWSAYIPTATVFALFAGASILNYFDWSVLWTGSGIITLIMALLVWRTVKENRPDHAPGHNQLHQAWLSIKQTLTVKEPWLVAVTFSMYTSQWVAIISFLPIIYREAGISGALMGTFTAIAAGVNIVGNLLAGKLLQQKVSANLLLNIAFITMIASAFVAFGLNSSPWTQFIAITLFSAAGGLAPATLFNLAVKVTPSVQNIPVTIGWLQQWISFGQFAGPIIVALVVDYTQGWSSVWLLTGAWGALGIILSYLLCRTAAVKS; translated from the coding sequence ATGTCAGTCAGCCATCAGGAACAACAAGTTACGCCTTCCGCCACTCAAGCTTTTATTGTCTTTCTGGCGGGAGTCAGTGCCGCATTGCATATCTGGAAGTTGCCTCCGGCACTGCCCGTTTTGCAGGAAACGCTGGAGCTTAGCCTTTCACAGGCTGGATGGTTGATTTCTGTATTTCAACTGGCGGGAATGCTACTGGGGTTGGTGTTTGGCCTGTTTGTTCAACGTATCGGGCAAAAGCAAAGTATCCTGATTGGGCTTTGTGTCTTATCGGCAGCCTCCTTCGCCGGAGCAACCGCCAGCGGCATTGCCACCCTGCTGGTATTTCGCATTATAGAAGGCTTTGCCCTGCTAATGGTCACCATGTCCGCCCCGGCGCTAATCAAACATATCGCCCCTAAAGCCCGATTAAGTTTCTTTGTTGCTTTGTGGAGTGCCTATATACCAACCGCGACGGTATTTGCGCTATTTGCCGGTGCTTCAATTCTCAACTATTTTGACTGGTCAGTACTGTGGACAGGTTCTGGCATTATCACTCTGATTATGGCTCTGCTGGTATGGCGAACGGTTAAAGAGAACCGCCCTGACCATGCCCCCGGACATAATCAGCTGCATCAAGCCTGGTTATCAATTAAACAAACCCTGACGGTGAAAGAGCCCTGGCTGGTCGCCGTAACCTTTTCCATGTATACCAGCCAGTGGGTTGCAATTATTAGCTTTTTACCGATTATCTATCGCGAAGCGGGGATTTCTGGCGCGTTAATGGGAACCTTTACCGCCATCGCGGCCGGGGTCAATATTGTTGGTAACTTACTGGCGGGCAAATTGTTACAGCAAAAGGTATCCGCCAATCTGCTGTTAAATATTGCCTTCATTACCATGATAGCGTCCGCCTTTGTTGCCTTTGGGCTGAACAGTTCTCCCTGGACTCAGTTTATTGCTATTACTCTGTTCTCTGCTGCCGGAGGGCTGGCTCCGGCAACGCTATTCAATCTGGCAGTTAAAGTCACACCATCAGTACAAAATATTCCCGTCACCATTGGCTGGCTGCAGCAATGGATAAGCTTTGGTCAGTTTGCTGGTCCAATTATTGTCGCTTTAGTGGTGGATTACACTCAGGGTTGGAGTTCTGTCTGGCTGTTAACCGGAGCCTGGGGGGCATTGGGGATTATTTTGAGTTATTTACTATGCAGAACGGCGGCAGTTAAATCATAA
- a CDS encoding MltR family transcriptional regulator — protein MATMEETQVFENRILERLNARLTVKGFIEAAVSLLADAVDLLILQVFRKDDYAVKYAVEPLLEGSGPLAALPVRLKLIYALGVITRDEYEDVELLLALNNELLNIQDNLSFTDDEVLGPLHMLHGITLPPPPVLNLPEDVIDDKLVDMQLQRYQQAIRSTLVLYITDLLSRLGHKKAF, from the coding sequence ATGGCAACAATGGAAGAAACTCAGGTATTTGAAAATCGCATTCTGGAACGTCTGAATGCCAGATTAACGGTAAAAGGCTTTATCGAGGCTGCTGTCAGCCTGTTAGCCGATGCCGTCGATTTGTTGATCCTGCAGGTATTCCGCAAAGATGACTATGCCGTTAAGTATGCTGTTGAACCGTTGCTGGAGGGTTCTGGCCCTCTGGCAGCACTTCCGGTGCGTTTGAAACTGATTTATGCCCTTGGGGTTATTACCCGGGATGAGTATGAGGATGTTGAACTGTTACTGGCGCTGAATAATGAGCTGCTTAATATTCAGGATAATCTCAGCTTTACTGATGATGAAGTGCTGGGTCCATTGCATATGCTGCACGGCATCACCCTGCCCCCTCCTCCGGTATTAAACCTGCCGGAAGATGTTATTGATGACAAACTGGTGGATATGCAGCTTCAGCGGTACCAGCAGGCTATTCGGTCGACGTTAGTGTTGTATATTACGGATTTGTTGTCGCGGTTGGGGCATAAGAAAGCTTTTTAA
- a CDS encoding autotransporter outer membrane beta-barrel domain-containing protein: MKTTLSALSILIPLAFCQTAFALNTTISEGETSSIRSGAYLSGMTLINHGGELRLMANDASAPTYAEYVELNGDDALMKITANSADTDMVSIGTLRGTGNVVFNSIINGTAESATYSHLNIDTLSGCITFDFNTEIQHGRGDYLTIRQGSGRHLIRVADSGAEITNPGDKSLDLITDQSGGSSFNLTNVNGVNINAVDGGTYIYSLYNRPEANGEVWYLGAIDMRVNSPSLSPATDAILSMAAAPQLIFNNELQSLRFRKGSLLQNEGNAGVWIRTTSGKSNISADNAHFKLEQAGIELGADRMADYESGKAFWGGFTSYSNSDVKHARGGTSNIDSYSAGLYGTYFYQSGWYIDGVLKYSHFSNDLQAISTNGAGIKGDYSQNALGGSLEVGYNASVVADIWIEPYVRLAYVQVGGEDVRLNNDMKAKIDHQDSLTSELGFSLGKSFSTGENSMVTPYIKAAWVHEYIDNNNTVINQRNQFTTDLSGDMAKVGLGVDARLSRQVTLFAEVDYAKGSKIEVPVQGNLGLRYSF, encoded by the coding sequence ATGAAAACCACATTATCTGCTTTAAGCATATTAATCCCTTTAGCGTTTTGCCAGACCGCTTTTGCGCTGAATACCACGATATCTGAAGGTGAAACTTCCTCTATTCGCTCTGGTGCCTATTTATCCGGCATGACATTGATTAATCATGGCGGAGAGCTGCGTCTGATGGCTAACGACGCCAGTGCACCAACTTATGCAGAATATGTTGAGCTAAACGGCGATGATGCACTAATGAAGATAACGGCAAATAGTGCAGATACGGATATGGTGAGCATTGGTACGCTGCGGGGCACGGGTAATGTCGTGTTTAATAGCATAATTAATGGTACTGCTGAGAGCGCAACATACTCTCATTTAAATATAGATACTCTGTCAGGCTGTATCACCTTCGATTTCAATACTGAGATTCAGCATGGACGTGGTGATTATCTGACAATTCGACAGGGTAGCGGTCGGCATCTGATTCGAGTGGCAGACTCTGGAGCAGAGATTACCAATCCCGGAGATAAATCGCTGGATTTAATTACCGACCAAAGTGGCGGCAGCAGTTTTAATCTGACCAATGTTAATGGCGTCAATATTAATGCGGTAGATGGTGGTACCTATATCTATTCATTGTATAACCGCCCTGAAGCCAATGGAGAAGTTTGGTATCTCGGCGCAATTGATATGCGCGTTAATTCACCCAGCCTCAGCCCTGCAACGGATGCGATACTCTCCATGGCGGCAGCACCACAGCTGATTTTTAATAATGAACTTCAGAGTTTACGCTTCAGAAAAGGCTCCCTGCTACAAAATGAAGGCAATGCCGGAGTCTGGATCAGAACCACCAGTGGAAAAAGCAATATCTCCGCCGATAATGCACACTTTAAGCTGGAACAGGCGGGTATTGAGCTGGGAGCTGACCGCATGGCGGATTATGAAAGTGGTAAAGCATTCTGGGGTGGTTTCACCAGCTATAGTAATTCCGATGTGAAACATGCTCGCGGGGGCACCAGCAATATAGATAGCTACAGTGCCGGACTTTACGGTACCTATTTTTATCAAAGCGGCTGGTATATTGATGGCGTATTGAAATACAGTCATTTCAGCAATGACTTACAAGCCATCTCAACCAATGGCGCAGGTATTAAGGGTGACTACAGCCAGAATGCACTGGGTGGTTCGCTTGAGGTGGGATATAACGCATCGGTTGTAGCTGATATCTGGATTGAGCCCTACGTCCGCCTGGCCTATGTGCAGGTTGGTGGAGAAGACGTTAGGTTAAATAATGATATGAAAGCCAAAATTGACCATCAGGATTCCCTGACCAGCGAATTGGGTTTTAGCCTGGGAAAAAGTTTCAGCACCGGCGAAAACAGCATGGTAACCCCTTATATTAAAGCCGCCTGGGTTCATGAGTATATTGATAACAACAATACTGTAATTAACCAGCGTAACCAGTTTACAACTGATTTATCCGGCGATATGGCTAAAGTGGGGCTGGGTGTGGATGCCAGACTATCCCGACAGGTAACTTTGTTTGCCGAAGTTGATTATGCCAAAGGCAGCAAAATCGAAGTACCGGTTCAGGGGAATTTAGGATTGCGCTATAGCTTCTGA